One genomic segment of Paraburkholderia caffeinilytica includes these proteins:
- a CDS encoding ester cyclase → MTQQEKNMQTWRDIQACCNRGDWEALATYFDPDFRYINASRPDLGTYDEWIKSPMANFTTFPPCRYTIKEMTATDDKVWAYCHHYGVHSGGPYMGIQPTGNEVNVEWISIVTFNGDKVIRIFSIADVLGMFIQLGVIDRSQLPVNPNR, encoded by the coding sequence ATGACGCAGCAAGAAAAGAATATGCAGACGTGGCGCGACATTCAGGCGTGCTGCAACCGTGGCGATTGGGAGGCGCTGGCGACGTATTTCGATCCGGACTTCCGCTATATCAACGCGTCGCGCCCGGATCTCGGCACTTACGATGAATGGATCAAGTCGCCGATGGCAAACTTCACAACGTTTCCGCCGTGCCGCTACACGATCAAGGAAATGACCGCGACTGACGACAAGGTGTGGGCGTATTGCCACCACTACGGCGTTCACAGCGGCGGCCCGTACATGGGCATCCAACCGACCGGCAACGAGGTCAACGTCGAGTGGATCTCGATCGTGACCTTCAACGGCGACAAGGTCATCCGCATTTTCAGCATTGCCGACGTGCTCGGCATGTTCATCCAGCTCGGTGTGATCGACAGGTCACAGCTTCCCGTCAATCCGAACCGCTGA
- a CDS encoding alpha/beta hydrolase: protein MSTFVLLHGGAAGSWIWKPVRKLLEQRGHDVYALTFTGFGDRRHLVAHGITPETHVADVVNALHFEDIEDCILVAHSYSGAVVPGVLAAAGARVRRTVYLDALVLKQGESVAQAMGYMTYEQACGIAAAVRRGDVPLYSDVAGQQREMAKDAPFRMSAERQAWMLEHLSDMPMMCVVGGVQIGAESVSKPVDYIACTDTNMTQQHARAAELGWQVHSLEGDHAVLVGDPESTARLLETFA from the coding sequence ATGTCGACATTCGTTTTATTGCACGGCGGCGCGGCTGGGTCATGGATCTGGAAGCCGGTTCGCAAACTGCTTGAGCAACGCGGGCACGATGTGTACGCGCTGACATTTACGGGTTTTGGCGACAGGCGCCATCTGGTTGCGCACGGCATCACGCCCGAAACGCACGTGGCGGACGTGGTTAATGCGCTGCACTTCGAGGATATCGAGGATTGCATTCTGGTGGCGCATAGTTACTCAGGCGCTGTGGTGCCCGGCGTGCTGGCTGCGGCCGGTGCGCGGGTGCGCCGGACGGTGTACCTCGACGCGCTGGTGTTGAAGCAGGGCGAATCGGTTGCGCAGGCGATGGGATACATGACGTACGAACAGGCATGCGGGATTGCGGCAGCTGTGCGTCGTGGCGACGTGCCGCTTTACTCCGATGTCGCCGGTCAGCAGCGCGAGATGGCGAAAGATGCGCCGTTCCGGATGAGCGCCGAGCGTCAGGCGTGGATGCTCGAGCATTTGTCTGACATGCCGATGATGTGCGTGGTCGGCGGCGTCCAGATAGGTGCGGAATCGGTGTCGAAACCGGTGGATTACATCGCCTGCACCGATACGAACATGACCCAGCAGCACGCGCGCGCAGCCGAACTCGGCTGGCAGGTCCACTCACTCGAAGGCGACCATGCAGTGTTGGTCGGCGACCCGGAGAGCACGGCGCGTTTGCTTGAGACCTTTGCATAA
- a CDS encoding DUF1302 domain-containing protein — protein MKSVAAAIVALASAGSASAFQFSTGSDWNVHWDNTVQANLGMRAQSLDPDIANNPANQASDGKFSKAGDLVTERFSLLSEFDAVYQNTVGVRVSASGWKDFAYNSNALTGPGYTGQSNYYNSTYSPYTKRFYEQGAQLLDAFVFSNFDLAGHQTSLKVGRLNQYWGNSLFLSGMGIAYSQSALDLIKAANSPGTTAKELSIPRAQINFSTQITPTWQLGGQYFLEFQGNRLPEGGTFTGPADLGFDGPQQWFPIGGVPYSLQRLDTNKPSNVSNNFGVTTHWSPAWLDGTAGLYYRRFDETQTAGPVLGGYGANGPLSNVIGSFYRFVYPTDTQLIGFSLDKEIGGISTGLEVSYRKNTGLKTNGGVPVASDNSNASLIARGNTLNVLANAVVGLTPTPFYQAGTALFEVGYTHLLSVTNNAGGRFQSVNNSQACTVALANGSVVPGDENNGCVTRNSVVVAFLFSPQWLQVFPGVDLSMPIFAEYGLIGSTASLGVPVAHRDLTYSIGVSATIQQRYFVTLAYNGNHGNLGTLSTNPANGLSYYSGGNNVGMFNDRNWVSLTFSTTF, from the coding sequence ATGAAATCGGTAGCAGCAGCCATAGTGGCGCTGGCATCGGCGGGAAGCGCGTCGGCGTTCCAGTTTTCGACTGGATCGGACTGGAATGTGCATTGGGACAACACGGTGCAGGCCAATTTGGGTATGCGCGCGCAGAGTCTCGATCCCGATATCGCCAACAATCCGGCGAATCAGGCGTCGGATGGCAAATTTTCCAAGGCGGGGGATCTTGTCACTGAGCGTTTCTCACTGCTTTCGGAATTTGACGCGGTCTACCAGAACACCGTCGGCGTGCGCGTGAGCGCCTCAGGCTGGAAAGATTTTGCGTACAACAGCAATGCGCTGACCGGCCCGGGATATACTGGCCAGAGCAACTACTACAACAGCACATACTCACCCTATACGAAGCGATTCTACGAACAGGGCGCGCAGCTGCTCGACGCGTTTGTCTTCTCGAACTTCGATCTCGCTGGTCATCAGACATCGTTGAAGGTTGGGCGGCTCAACCAGTATTGGGGCAATTCGCTGTTTCTTTCCGGCATGGGTATCGCCTATTCGCAGAGTGCACTCGACCTGATCAAGGCCGCGAACTCGCCAGGCACCACCGCAAAGGAACTGTCGATTCCGCGTGCGCAAATCAATTTCAGCACGCAGATCACGCCGACATGGCAACTCGGCGGTCAGTACTTTCTCGAGTTTCAGGGCAACCGTCTGCCCGAAGGCGGCACCTTCACCGGGCCGGCGGATCTTGGCTTCGATGGTCCGCAGCAGTGGTTTCCGATCGGCGGCGTGCCGTACAGCCTGCAACGTCTGGATACGAATAAGCCTTCTAACGTGAGCAACAACTTCGGCGTGACGACACACTGGTCGCCGGCGTGGCTCGACGGCACGGCGGGCCTCTACTATCGCCGCTTCGATGAAACGCAGACGGCCGGCCCGGTACTCGGAGGTTACGGTGCCAACGGCCCGCTGAGTAACGTGATTGGCTCGTTCTATCGCTTTGTCTATCCGACAGACACCCAGTTGATCGGCTTCAGCCTGGACAAGGAAATCGGCGGCATCAGTACCGGGCTGGAGGTGTCGTATCGCAAGAACACGGGACTGAAGACCAATGGTGGTGTGCCGGTTGCAAGCGACAACTCCAACGCGTCGCTGATTGCGCGCGGCAACACGCTGAACGTGCTGGCCAATGCGGTGGTTGGCTTGACGCCCACGCCGTTTTATCAGGCCGGCACGGCGCTCTTCGAAGTCGGATACACGCACTTGCTGTCGGTTACCAATAACGCTGGCGGACGCTTTCAGAGTGTGAACAATTCGCAGGCGTGCACGGTGGCACTCGCGAACGGTTCGGTCGTGCCGGGCGACGAGAACAACGGTTGCGTTACGCGCAACTCGGTGGTGGTGGCGTTTCTGTTCTCGCCGCAATGGTTGCAGGTGTTCCCGGGTGTCGATCTGTCGATGCCAATCTTCGCGGAATACGGTCTCATCGGCAGTACGGCCAGCCTTGGCGTGCCGGTCGCGCATCGCGACCTCACGTACAGCATCGGCGTATCGGCGACCATTCAGCAGCGTTACTTCGTGACCCTTGCCTACAACGGCAATCACGGGAACCTCGGCACGCTGAGCACCAATCCCGCGAACGGGCTTTCTTACTATTCCGGCGGCAATAACGTGGGGATGTTCAATGACCGCAATTGGGTGTCGCTGACGTTCTCCACAACATTCTAG
- a CDS encoding DUF1329 domain-containing protein, with protein MNCLRTLTAVLLMSIFATQAQAAVSQEQAKELGGKLTEFGAEQAGNADGSIPAYDGGVTKLAMPADFKPGSGRYPDPFKEDKPLYTITAQNLAQYADQLTPGTKALFQRFPDYRVEVYKTRRTMAYPDWVLKNTVRNATAAKLSGQTRGDAVAGAYGGLPFPIPQDGYEVMWNQLLRYQGPRTDFRFSTIFVDRSGHQTLVGDQECKFMYPYYDEKQSKLNDDFYFAGYTSYFGPPSQVGQLFLQRFSINHGDKDDTTWVYTPGQRRVRVAPELKYDTPAASIGGTLLFDELGGFTGRMDRFDFKLVGKKEMIVPYNNYRAYEATDLVGDKHENTSAVRWEKHRVWVVDATLLPGKRHAYSRRTYYIDEDTWLIVAYEAYDEGGALYRVAHTINIVPYDKPRVGQPSQISYDLTKGNYVITAVQGGPSMYMKTFDALPNQSAYTPQAMEGNGVR; from the coding sequence ATGAATTGTCTGAGAACGCTGACAGCAGTTTTGTTGATGTCGATTTTCGCGACGCAGGCGCAGGCGGCCGTGTCGCAGGAACAGGCTAAAGAACTCGGGGGCAAGCTCACGGAGTTCGGTGCGGAGCAGGCCGGCAATGCCGACGGCTCCATCCCCGCGTATGACGGCGGCGTCACAAAGCTGGCGATGCCGGCGGATTTCAAGCCGGGCAGTGGCCGCTATCCGGATCCGTTCAAGGAGGACAAGCCGCTCTATACGATCACCGCACAGAATCTGGCGCAATACGCGGATCAGTTGACGCCGGGCACAAAGGCACTCTTCCAGCGCTTTCCCGACTATCGCGTCGAGGTGTACAAAACTCGCCGAACCATGGCGTATCCGGACTGGGTTCTCAAGAATACAGTGCGCAATGCGACCGCAGCGAAACTGAGTGGGCAGACCAGAGGCGATGCGGTGGCCGGTGCATACGGCGGCCTGCCGTTTCCGATTCCCCAGGACGGCTACGAGGTGATGTGGAATCAGTTGCTGCGTTATCAGGGGCCACGCACGGACTTCCGGTTCTCGACGATCTTCGTCGACCGGTCGGGGCATCAGACGCTGGTCGGGGATCAGGAATGCAAGTTCATGTACCCATACTACGACGAGAAGCAGAGCAAGCTGAACGACGACTTCTATTTCGCCGGTTATACCAGCTACTTCGGGCCGCCGTCACAGGTTGGACAACTGTTTCTGCAACGCTTTTCGATCAACCATGGCGACAAGGACGACACGACCTGGGTGTACACGCCGGGCCAGCGCAGGGTGCGCGTTGCACCGGAGTTGAAGTACGACACGCCGGCAGCGTCGATCGGCGGGACGCTGCTGTTCGACGAACTGGGCGGCTTCACCGGCCGGATGGACCGCTTCGACTTCAAGCTGGTCGGCAAGAAGGAGATGATCGTTCCATACAACAATTACCGCGCGTACGAAGCGACCGATCTGGTCGGCGATAAACACGAAAACACGAGCGCTGTCCGGTGGGAGAAGCATCGCGTGTGGGTGGTCGACGCGACGTTACTGCCAGGCAAGCGTCACGCATACAGCCGCCGCACGTACTACATCGATGAAGACACGTGGCTCATCGTCGCGTACGAAGCCTACGACGAAGGCGGTGCGCTGTATCGCGTGGCTCACACGATCAACATCGTGCCTTACGACAAGCCGCGCGTCGGGCAGCCGAGCCAGATCTCCTATGACTTGACGAAGGGAAATTATGTGATCACCGCTGTCCAGGGCGGACCGTCGATGTACATGAAGACTTTCGATGCGCTGCCGAACCAGTCGGCGTACACGCCACAAGCGATGGAAGGCAATGGCGTGCGTTAG